One Bacillus amyloliquefaciens DSM 7 = ATCC 23350 DNA window includes the following coding sequences:
- a CDS encoding lipid II flippase Amj family protein: MHVITSQVLFIFCFLLLIHSIETLAYATRLSGARVGFIASALSLFNVMVIVSRMSNMVQQPFTGHLIDAAGSNALSVVSAQFRFLIFGSTVGTMLGICLLPTFVALFTRAIIHLADGGGSVMQVFKKGFSLNGLKQARSYIRLPSVSYLKGLQFRMIPKRLFVINMVITSIYTIGVLSALYAGLLAPEHSTTAVMASGLINGVATMLLAVFVDPKVSVLADDVAKGKRSYVSLKWTSLTMVTSRVAGTLLAQLVFIPGAYYIAWVTNWL, translated from the coding sequence TTGCACGTTATTACTTCACAAGTACTGTTTATCTTCTGTTTTCTGCTGTTGATACATTCGATTGAAACACTTGCATATGCGACACGGCTTTCCGGCGCGAGAGTCGGATTTATCGCGTCCGCGCTGTCATTATTTAATGTCATGGTCATTGTGTCCCGCATGTCAAACATGGTCCAGCAGCCGTTTACCGGACATCTGATTGACGCCGCCGGATCAAATGCCCTGTCTGTTGTGAGCGCCCAGTTTCGCTTTTTAATATTCGGCTCCACGGTCGGAACGATGCTCGGCATCTGCCTCCTGCCGACATTTGTTGCGTTATTTACCCGGGCGATTATACATTTGGCGGACGGAGGCGGCTCCGTCATGCAGGTATTTAAAAAAGGATTTTCACTGAACGGGCTGAAGCAGGCGCGTTCTTATATCAGATTGCCGTCAGTTTCCTATTTAAAAGGGCTTCAATTCCGAATGATCCCGAAGCGCTTGTTTGTCATTAATATGGTTATTACGTCTATTTACACGATCGGCGTACTGTCCGCTCTGTACGCCGGCCTTCTGGCGCCTGAGCACAGCACGACGGCCGTGATGGCATCAGGATTAATCAACGGGGTTGCGACCATGCTTCTGGCTGTGTTTGTTGACCCGAAAGTATCCGTACTGGCAGATGATGTCGCGAAGGGCAAGCGAAGCTATGTTTCCTTAAAATGGACATCATTGACGATGGTGACGTCAAGGGTCGCTGGCACGCTTCTCGCCCAGCTCGTTTTCATTCCCGGCGCGTATTATATCGCCTGGGTGACGAACTGGCTGTAG
- a CDS encoding DUF3817 domain-containing protein, producing MLHTPIGRLRTMGFIEGMSLLVLLFIAMPLKYWAHHPLAVTIAGSIHGGLFIIYLAVLAYAAFTVKWHVKWSAAGFIAAFIPFGNFIYDRGLRNYK from the coding sequence ATGTTACACACGCCGATCGGCAGGCTTCGCACGATGGGGTTTATTGAAGGGATGTCGCTTTTGGTGCTGCTGTTTATCGCGATGCCGCTGAAGTATTGGGCACATCATCCGCTCGCCGTCACCATTGCCGGATCCATTCACGGCGGGTTGTTTATTATTTATTTGGCAGTGCTGGCGTATGCGGCGTTCACTGTCAAATGGCATGTGAAATGGTCAGCCGCCGGTTTTATCGCGGCTTTTATCCCGTTCGGCAATTTTATTTATGACCGCGGCCTGAGAAATTATAAATAA
- a CDS encoding Lrp/AsnC family transcriptional regulator produces the protein MKLDNVDLSIIKELQRDSRLSMRELGRKIKLSAPSVTERVRQLESFGVIKRYTLDIDQKKIGLPVSCIVEATVKNGKYDQFKTYIQSIPNIEFCFRVAGAACYMLKINADSLETIEHFINRTSPYAQTVTHVIFSEIDTKNVLD, from the coding sequence ATGAAACTAGATAATGTTGATCTGAGCATCATTAAAGAGCTGCAGCGGGACAGCCGCCTGTCCATGCGGGAGCTTGGAAGAAAAATCAAATTGTCAGCCCCGTCCGTCACAGAGCGTGTCAGGCAGCTTGAATCCTTCGGCGTCATTAAGCGCTATACATTGGACATTGATCAAAAAAAGATCGGGCTTCCCGTTTCCTGCATTGTTGAAGCGACGGTGAAAAACGGAAAATACGATCAATTCAAAACCTACATTCAATCCATTCCCAACATTGAATTTTGTTTTCGGGTCGCCGGCGCGGCGTGTTATATGCTGAAGATTAACGCGGACAGCCTGGAAACGATCGAACACTTCATTAACCGCACCTCTCCGTATGCCCAAACCGTGACCCACGTCATTTTCTCAGAAATTGACACAAAAAACGTCCTCGATTAG